A genomic region of Bacillus sp. 2205SS5-2 contains the following coding sequences:
- a CDS encoding YrzI family small protein, which translates to MTLNLLFVSINIQRKRQSREDLLHEEQILKMYEEQKIKHYSHFHLS; encoded by the coding sequence ATGACCTTAAATCTACTATTTGTATCGATTAATATTCAACGAAAACGACAGTCTAGGGAAGATCTTTTACACGAAGAACAAATTTTGAAAATGTATGAAGAACAAAAAATAAAGCATTACTCACATTTTCATTTGAGCTAG
- a CDS encoding bifunctional cystathionine gamma-lyase/homocysteine desulfhydrase, with the protein MRRKTKLIHGGIPTDPHTGAVNVPIYQVSTYKQESVGGHKGFEYSRTGNPTRHALEELIKDLEGGDRGFAFGSGMAAITAVMMLFKSGDHIVFTDDVYGGTFRVITKVLNRFGIQATFIDTSDLKNIEKAVQENTKALYIETPTNPLLKVTDIEAASNIAKQNNLVTIVDNTFSTPYWQNPLSLGADIVLHSATKYIGGHSDVVAGLVVTKTKELGEDLHFVQNSTGGVLGPQDAYLLIRGIKTLGIRMEEHESNTNQIVDFLETHPKVSKVYYPGLTNHSNHEIAKKQGRGFGGMVSFDVGSEKQADHLLENTKFFTLAESLGTVESLISVPARMTHASIPKERRNELGITDGLVRISVGLEDVEDLIEDLQQALR; encoded by the coding sequence ATGCGTCGAAAAACAAAGCTTATACACGGAGGCATTCCTACTGATCCTCATACAGGAGCAGTAAATGTACCTATCTATCAAGTGAGTACGTACAAGCAAGAAAGTGTAGGAGGTCATAAAGGGTTCGAATACTCGCGGACGGGTAATCCCACTCGGCATGCTCTTGAAGAATTAATCAAAGACTTAGAAGGCGGAGATCGTGGTTTTGCCTTTGGCTCTGGAATGGCAGCAATTACTGCTGTCATGATGTTATTTAAAAGTGGAGACCATATTGTTTTTACGGATGATGTTTACGGGGGGACTTTTCGAGTAATTACGAAGGTGTTAAATAGATTTGGGATTCAAGCCACCTTTATTGATACAAGTGATTTAAAAAATATTGAAAAAGCTGTTCAGGAAAACACCAAAGCTCTTTATATAGAAACACCGACTAATCCACTTTTAAAAGTGACTGATATTGAAGCTGCTAGTAATATAGCCAAACAGAATAATCTGGTTACTATTGTGGATAACACCTTTAGCACGCCTTATTGGCAAAACCCATTAAGTCTAGGAGCTGATATCGTCCTTCACAGTGCGACTAAATACATCGGCGGGCATAGTGATGTTGTCGCGGGTCTTGTTGTCACAAAAACAAAGGAATTAGGAGAAGATCTTCACTTTGTGCAAAACTCCACAGGGGGGGTTCTAGGGCCACAAGATGCGTACTTACTAATTAGAGGGATAAAAACCCTTGGCATTCGAATGGAAGAACATGAAAGCAACACGAATCAAATCGTCGACTTCCTCGAAACGCATCCGAAAGTAAGCAAAGTGTATTACCCAGGTCTCACTAATCATTCTAATCACGAGATTGCCAAAAAGCAGGGACGTGGCTTCGGTGGGATGGTGTCATTTGATGTTGGAAGTGAGAAACAGGCGGATCACTTGCTTGAGAATACTAAGTTTTTTACTTTAGCAGAAAGTCTAGGTACAGTTGAAAGCTTAATTTCAGTACCAGCTCGCATGACCCATGCTTCTATTCCGAAAGAGCGTCGGAATGAGTTAGGAATAACAGATGGATTAGTTCGTATTTCGGTAGGACTTGAGGATGTCGAAGACTTGATTGAAGATTTACAACAAGCATTACGATAA
- the pssA gene encoding CDP-diacylglycerol--serine O-phosphatidyltransferase, which yields MLLTQVIDFTVRKLKAQTANALTLLNLSLGGFAIINIIEGQLQLGSLLIFLAALADRFDGMVARKLSIESELGKQLDSMCDLISFGVAPALLIYLGVIHEFGAPAMFFTVFYIASGSFRLARFNVTENDGYFSGLPITAAGCFATLLFIVHPYVAPQTILFLMIFLSFMMISSFRLKKV from the coding sequence ATGCTGCTTACGCAAGTCATAGACTTTACAGTTAGAAAACTCAAAGCACAGACAGCAAATGCTCTAACGTTACTAAATTTATCTCTGGGTGGATTTGCAATCATAAATATTATTGAAGGACAGCTTCAACTTGGTTCTCTCCTTATTTTTTTAGCAGCTCTAGCTGATCGATTTGATGGAATGGTAGCTAGAAAATTAAGCATTGAATCGGAGCTTGGTAAACAATTAGACTCTATGTGTGACCTGATTTCATTCGGTGTTGCCCCAGCACTTTTAATTTATCTAGGAGTTATCCATGAATTTGGTGCTCCAGCAATGTTCTTTACTGTGTTCTATATCGCAAGTGGCTCATTTCGATTAGCACGGTTTAATGTCACTGAAAATGACGGTTATTTTTCTGGTTTACCCATTACAGCCGCTGGTTGTTTTGCGACATTGTTATTTATTGTTCACCCATATGTAGCTCCCCAAACTATTTTATTCTTAATGATTTTCTTATCTTTCATGATGATTAGCTCATTTCGATTAAAGAAAGTGTAA
- a CDS encoding YrzI family small protein translates to MTLNIFFMTISINKRKQSFEECHHNQQVQSHFEEIREKNVHYVING, encoded by the coding sequence ATGACTTTAAACATTTTCTTTATGACCATTTCGATTAACAAACGCAAACAGTCATTTGAAGAGTGTCATCACAATCAACAAGTACAATCACATTTTGAAGAAATTCGTGAAAAAAATGTTCACTATGTGATCAATGGGTAA
- the sigK gene encoding RNA polymerase sporulation sigma factor SigK has protein sequence MSALLTALGYFLKELVFLVSYVKNNAFPQPLKPEDEKKNLALMAQGDEHARNLLIEHNLRLVAHIVKKFENTGEDSEDLISIGTIGLIKAIESFSEGKGTKLATYAARCIENEILMHLRALKKTKKDVSLQDPIGQDKEGNEISLIDILQSEAEDVIDTIQLNMEIEKVRKYICVLDAREKEVIIGRFGLDMKDEKTQREIAKELGISRSYVSRIEKRALMKMFHEFYREEKEKRNSRP, from the coding sequence ATGTCAGCTCTTCTCACAGCGTTAGGATACTTTCTGAAAGAACTGGTATTTCTAGTATCTTATGTAAAAAATAACGCTTTTCCTCAGCCGTTAAAACCGGAGGATGAAAAGAAAAATTTAGCTCTTATGGCCCAAGGGGATGAGCATGCTCGGAATTTATTAATTGAACATAATTTACGTTTAGTTGCCCATATTGTTAAAAAATTTGAAAACACCGGAGAAGATTCAGAAGACTTAATTTCTATTGGGACGATTGGTTTAATCAAAGCAATCGAAAGTTTTTCAGAAGGGAAAGGTACAAAGCTTGCCACTTATGCGGCCAGGTGTATTGAAAATGAAATCCTAATGCATTTACGTGCACTCAAAAAGACAAAAAAGGATGTTTCTCTTCAGGATCCAATCGGACAGGATAAAGAAGGAAATGAAATTTCTCTGATTGATATTTTACAATCAGAAGCTGAAGATGTTATTGATACAATTCAGTTAAACATGGAAATCGAAAAGGTTAGAAAATACATTTGCGTTCTGGATGCTCGTGAAAAGGAAGTCATTATAGGACGGTTCGGATTGGATATGAAGGATGAGAAAACACAAAGAGAAATCGCCAAAGAACTCGGCATTTCAAGAAGTTATGTTTCTCGAATTGAAAAAAGAGCTTTAATGAAAATGTTTCATGAATTTTACCGAGAAGAGAAAGAAAAACGGAATTCACGCCCTTAA
- a CDS encoding PLP-dependent cysteine synthase family protein, translating to MNTYSSIHELIGNTPLIEIKHFSLPNEVRLFAKLEFYNPGGSIKDRLGKELIEEAINTEKVSAGGTIIEPTAGNTGIGLALAAIHRDINVLFCIPEKFSMEKQELMKALGATIVHTPTHLGMKGAIEKAQQLLNEIPHSYCPQQFDNAANPLTYYKTLGPEIWEQLEGKVDIFVAGAGTGGTFMGTAQYLKEQKANIKTAIVEPVGSILNGGESGPHKTEGIGMEFLPSYMDPSYFDSIHTISDEEAFARVKELALKEGLLVGSSSGAALHASLLEAKNAKRGSHIVTVFPDSSERYLSKKIYEGGI from the coding sequence ATGAACACCTATTCTTCTATTCACGAATTAATTGGAAACACTCCTCTCATTGAAATTAAACACTTCTCCCTTCCTAATGAAGTTCGTCTTTTTGCCAAATTAGAGTTTTATAACCCTGGAGGAAGCATTAAAGATCGACTAGGAAAGGAGCTAATAGAGGAGGCCATTAATACAGAAAAAGTATCTGCTGGAGGAACCATAATTGAACCAACAGCTGGAAATACAGGCATTGGCTTAGCTCTAGCCGCCATTCATCGAGATATCAATGTCTTGTTTTGTATTCCGGAAAAATTCAGCATGGAAAAACAAGAACTAATGAAGGCACTAGGAGCAACCATTGTACATACCCCTACTCACCTAGGAATGAAAGGAGCTATCGAAAAAGCGCAGCAACTTCTAAATGAAATTCCACATTCCTATTGTCCGCAGCAATTTGACAATGCTGCCAATCCATTAACCTATTATAAAACACTTGGTCCGGAAATATGGGAGCAGTTAGAAGGGAAAGTCGATATATTTGTAGCTGGAGCAGGAACTGGAGGAACATTTATGGGCACAGCACAATACTTAAAAGAACAAAAAGCAAACATCAAAACGGCAATTGTTGAACCGGTTGGCTCCATTTTAAATGGGGGGGAATCAGGACCTCATAAAACTGAAGGAATTGGCATGGAATTCCTTCCTTCGTACATGGATCCTTCTTACTTTGATAGTATTCATACAATTTCAGATGAAGAAGCTTTTGCTCGAGTGAAAGAATTAGCATTAAAAGAAGGGTTGTTGGTTGGAAGCTCGTCTGGTGCGGCTCTACATGCAAGCTTGCTAGAAGCAAAAAATGCCAAACGAGGGAGTCATATTGTAACGGTGTTTCCAGATTCAAGTGAACGATATTTAAGTAAAAAAATCTACGAAGGAGGAATATAA
- a CDS encoding YrhC family protein — protein sequence MKKRLNEKIIDYKRFGFTLVALSVFLYLGVVLPTMGKTTIKIYTLMTFTTIFLSLSFYFFFQAILIKKQLAKLENERPFS from the coding sequence ATGAAAAAAAGATTAAATGAGAAAATCATTGATTATAAGCGATTTGGGTTCACGTTGGTCGCATTAAGTGTATTTCTATATTTAGGAGTGGTACTTCCGACAATGGGGAAAACCACAATAAAGATATATACTCTGATGACCTTCACGACGATTTTTTTAAGTTTATCATTTTACTTCTTTTTTCAAGCAATTTTAATAAAAAAACAACTTGCCAAACTTGAGAATGAAAGACCATTTTCTTAA